A section of the Telopea speciosissima isolate NSW1024214 ecotype Mountain lineage chromosome 3, Tspe_v1, whole genome shotgun sequence genome encodes:
- the LOC122656673 gene encoding uncharacterized protein LOC122656673, with protein MEKVIETPLINKPSIQSENCTSAYRLPPPHHAWSRDKKSQNSGKRKLTPDPLKVPEAFKYQERYKSPTDFMMSPVSKGVLARRRKTGEHLPPAKNPPKLLGPCFLDAGHPQI; from the exons ATGGAGAAAGTGATTGAGACACCTCTCATCAACAAGCCTTCCATCCAATCAGAGAACTGTACTTCCGCTTACAGACTTCCACCACCTCATCATGCCTGGTCAAGGGATAAGAAATCCCAAAATTCCGGCAAGCGCAAGCTCACACCGGATCCCCTTAAAGTTCCTGAGGCATTCAAGTACCAAGAAAG GTATAAGAGCCCAACCGATTTTATGATGTCCCCTGTTTCCAAGGGCGTCCTAGCCAGAAGAAGGAAGACAGGGGAACACTTACCACCAGCTAAAAATCCTCCCAAG CTTCTGGGTCCCTGTTTTCTGGATGCTGGTCACCCTCAAATCTGA
- the LOC122656671 gene encoding serine carboxypeptidase-like 25 isoform X1 — MAMGMAMCKTELLLVSMAYIFLVVSVGVVSHKVAKEEEAAAAEAEADRITELPGQPKVSFLHYSGYVSVNKVSGRALFYWLTEAVHLPESKPLVIWLNGGPGCSSVAYGASEEIGPFRLNKTGSGLYLNKFSWNTVANLLFLETPAGVGFSYTNKSSDLFDTGDLRTAKDSLEFVIRWLDRFPRYKQREIYLTGESYAGHYVPQLAKEIMTYNSRTKYPINLKGIMVGNAVTDNYYDNLGTVAYWWSHAMISDATYRQLLNKCDFRQEKESNECESTYSYAMDQEFGNIDQYNIYAPPCNNSDGSTSTGASTHRIMHLPHRRHPIFRQISGYDPCTEKYAEIYYNRPDVQKALHANTTKIPYKWTACSEILNRNWNDTSISILPIYKEMIAGGLRIWVYSGDVDSVVPVTATRFSLAELKLRTKIPWYPWYLKKQVGGWTEVYEGLTFATVRGAGHEVPLFKPRAALHLFKSFLSGKPPPKA, encoded by the exons ATGGCCATGGGCATGGCTATGTGTAAAACTGAGCTACTACTTGTGTCCATGGCCTATATATTCCTTGTTGTATCAGTGGGTGTTGTAAGCCATAAAgtagcaaaagaagaagaagcagcagcagcagaagcagaAGCCGATCGAATTACTGAACTTCCAGGACAACCCAAAGTCTCATTTCTGCACTACTCTGGCTATGTCTCTGTTAATAAAGTCTCCGGCAGAGCTCTCTTCTATTGGCTCACTGAAGCTGTTCATCTCCCTGAATCCAAACCTTTGGTCATTTGGCTCAATGGAG GACCTGGTTGCTCTTCAGTAGCTTATGGAGCTTCAGAGGAGATAGGTCCATTCAGGCTTAACAAGACTGGGTCAGGTTTGTATCTCAATAAATTCTCATGGAATACAGTAGCCAATCTACTGTTCCTTGAAACTCCGGCCGGCGTCGGCTTCTCTTACACCAACAAATCATCCGATCTCTTCGATACAGGCGATCTGCGAACCG CAAAGGACTCACTGGAATTCGTTATCCGATGGTTGGATCGGTTTCCACGTTACAAACAACGAGAGATTTATTTGACGGGAGAAAGCTATGCCGGCCATTATGTTCCCCAATTGGCCAAAGAGATTATGACATATAATTCGAGGACTAAGTATCCTATAAATCTCAAAGGGATAATG GTTGGCAATGCAGTTACAGACAACTACTATGATAACCTTGGGACAGTGGCCTACTGGTGGAGCCATGCCATGATCTCTGATGCAACATATAGGCAGCTACTCAACAAATGTGATTTTCGTCAAGAAAAGGAATCAAATGAATGTGAATCAACTTACTCATATGCCATGGATCAAGAGTTTGGAAACATTGATCAGTACAACATATATGCACCTCCATGCAACAATTCAGATGGCAGTACTAGTACTGGTGCTTCGACCCACAGGATCATGCATTTGCCTCATCGACGCCATCCG attTTCAGGCAGATTTCAGGATATGATCCTTGTACAGAAAAATATGCAGAGATATATTACAACAGACCAGATGTGCAGAAAGCCCTCCATGCCAACACAACTAAAATCCCTTATAAATGGACTGCTTGCAG TGAGATTCTAAATCGAAATTGGAATGACACATCTATATCAATTCTGCCAATCTACAAAGAGATGATTGCTGGTGGTTTGAGAATTTGGGTGTACAG TGGCGACGTCGATTCTGTGGTGCCGGTTACTGCCACCAGGTTCTCCCTTGCTGAGCTTAAGTTGAGAACCAAAATTCCATGGTATCCATGGTATCTGAAGAAACAG GTGGGAGGATGGACAGAGG
- the LOC122656671 gene encoding serine carboxypeptidase-like 25 isoform X2: MAMGMAMCKTELLLVSMAYIFLVVSVGVVSHKVAKEEEAAAAEAEADRITELPGQPKVSFLHYSGYVSVNKVSGRALFYWLTEAVHLPESKPLVIWLNGGPGCSSVAYGASEEIGPFRLNKTGSGLYLNKFSWNTVANLLFLETPAGVGFSYTNKSSDLFDTGDLRTAKDSLEFVIRWLDRFPRYKQREIYLTGESYAGHYVPQLAKEIMTYNSRTKYPINLKGIMVGNAVTDNYYDNLGTVAYWWSHAMISDATYRQLLNKCDFRQEKESNECESTYSYAMDQEFGNIDQYNIYAPPCNNSDGSTSTGASTHRIMHLPHRRHPIFRQISGYDPCTEKYAEIYYNRPDVQKALHANTTKIPYKWTACSEILNRNWNDTSISILPIYKEMIAGGLRIWVYSGDVDSVVPVTATRFSLAELKLRTKIPWYPWYLKKQVGGWTEIYEGLTFATVRGAGHEVPSTRPKEGFQLIKSFLRGTPLPPK; encoded by the exons ATGGCCATGGGCATGGCTATGTGTAAAACTGAGCTACTACTTGTGTCCATGGCCTATATATTCCTTGTTGTATCAGTGGGTGTTGTAAGCCATAAAgtagcaaaagaagaagaagcagcagcagcagaagcagaAGCCGATCGAATTACTGAACTTCCAGGACAACCCAAAGTCTCATTTCTGCACTACTCTGGCTATGTCTCTGTTAATAAAGTCTCCGGCAGAGCTCTCTTCTATTGGCTCACTGAAGCTGTTCATCTCCCTGAATCCAAACCTTTGGTCATTTGGCTCAATGGAG GACCTGGTTGCTCTTCAGTAGCTTATGGAGCTTCAGAGGAGATAGGTCCATTCAGGCTTAACAAGACTGGGTCAGGTTTGTATCTCAATAAATTCTCATGGAATACAGTAGCCAATCTACTGTTCCTTGAAACTCCGGCCGGCGTCGGCTTCTCTTACACCAACAAATCATCCGATCTCTTCGATACAGGCGATCTGCGAACCG CAAAGGACTCACTGGAATTCGTTATCCGATGGTTGGATCGGTTTCCACGTTACAAACAACGAGAGATTTATTTGACGGGAGAAAGCTATGCCGGCCATTATGTTCCCCAATTGGCCAAAGAGATTATGACATATAATTCGAGGACTAAGTATCCTATAAATCTCAAAGGGATAATG GTTGGCAATGCAGTTACAGACAACTACTATGATAACCTTGGGACAGTGGCCTACTGGTGGAGCCATGCCATGATCTCTGATGCAACATATAGGCAGCTACTCAACAAATGTGATTTTCGTCAAGAAAAGGAATCAAATGAATGTGAATCAACTTACTCATATGCCATGGATCAAGAGTTTGGAAACATTGATCAGTACAACATATATGCACCTCCATGCAACAATTCAGATGGCAGTACTAGTACTGGTGCTTCGACCCACAGGATCATGCATTTGCCTCATCGACGCCATCCG attTTCAGGCAGATTTCAGGATATGATCCTTGTACAGAAAAATATGCAGAGATATATTACAACAGACCAGATGTGCAGAAAGCCCTCCATGCCAACACAACTAAAATCCCTTATAAATGGACTGCTTGCAG TGAGATTCTAAATCGAAATTGGAATGACACATCTATATCAATTCTGCCAATCTACAAAGAGATGATTGCTGGTGGTTTGAGAATTTGGGTGTACAG TGGCGACGTCGATTCTGTGGTGCCGGTTACTGCCACCAGGTTCTCCCTTGCTGAGCTTAAGTTGAGAACCAAAATTCCATGGTATCCATGGTATCTGAAGAAACAG
- the LOC122654443 gene encoding protein CHLORORESPIRATORY REDUCTION 7, chloroplastic: MNFPLNLKAAKALTSMERALEKLIFSSGLHSFDGKQSCGCFIQTPFVWSRPVAVSGYMGCSVYSTLPKMPRHKKNMICTARRRRAYSQTDTYVLMEPGKSEEFVSEEELKARLKGWLENWPGNALPPDLARFKTIDDAVTHLVKSVCELEIDGELGSVQWYEVRLE; encoded by the exons ATGAATTTTCCATTAAATTTGAAAGCTGCAAAAGCTCTGACGTCGATGGAGAGAGCTTTGGAGAAACTTATCTTCAGCAGTGGACTTCACAGCTTTGATG GCAAACAATCATGTGGATGCTTTATTCAGACTCCATTTGTTTGGTCAAGACCTGTAGCTGTTTCTGGTTATATGGGCTGCTCGGTTTATTCCACACTGCCGAAAATGCCAAGGCATAAGAAGAATATG ATTTGTACTGCGAGGAGGAGAAGAGCATATTCGCAGACAGACACTTATGTCCTGATGGAACCTGGGAAGAGTGAGGAGTTTGTTTCAGAAGAAGAGTTGAAGGCCAGGTTGAAAGGTTGGCTTGAAAATTGGCCTGGCAATGCCTTGCCCCCAGACCTTGCGAGATTTAAAACTATTGATGATGCTGTAACTCACCTTGTAAAGTCTGTCTGTGAACTTGAGATCGATGGAGAACTCGGTTCAGTGCAATGGTATGAAGTTAGGTTGGAGTGA